Proteins encoded by one window of Sphingomonas ginkgonis:
- the yajC gene encoding preprotein translocase subunit YajC, translating into MSSHFLLSTAAAAGAPGGAAAGLSFLIPMGLMLLIFWLLVWRPQAQQVKTHRAAIAAVKKGDEVILGGGIRGRVTKLVGDDEAEVEIAPTVRVRVVKSTFTQVVTAASTKPAND; encoded by the coding sequence ATGTCATCCCATTTCCTCCTGAGCACGGCTGCAGCCGCGGGCGCCCCGGGCGGCGCCGCCGCCGGCCTCTCCTTCCTGATCCCGATGGGGCTGATGCTCCTGATCTTCTGGCTGCTGGTGTGGCGGCCGCAGGCGCAGCAGGTGAAGACCCATCGCGCCGCGATCGCCGCGGTCAAGAAGGGTGACGAGGTGATCCTCGGCGGCGGCATCCGCGGCAGGGTGACCAAACTGGTCGGCGACGACGAGGCCGAGGTGGAGATCGCCCCGACCGTCCGCGTCCGGGTGGTCAAGTCGACCTTCACCCAGGTGGTGACCGCCGCCTCGACCAAGCCGGCGAACGACTGA
- the secD gene encoding protein translocase subunit SecD: protein MLDFPKWKVWTIFLVIAVGIVLAVPSLFPKSQVETWPSWAPKEQISLGLDLAGGSHLLLEADAVDAAKQRVAAMEDEVSTELRRDPRIEIGDVSTANSRLSFMVRDPTQLDAAVERIRTLTRPVALTGARDWDVAVVDQTRIVLTPTATGSANALKQAMTVARDVVRRRIDPSGTKEVTVINEGDNRILVQVPGVENPEALKKLIGQTARLEFKLVDLQANPQEVAAGHAPAGSQVLPMASGGGAIAVKRRVIVSGDQVTDARQSFDQDGRPVVTLKFNTAGAKRFARVTQENTGKPFAIILDDKVLSAPNINEPILGGSAQISGNFTVQSANDLAISLASGKLPVKLNVVEERSVGPDLGKDSIHKGAIASIVAVLAVIVFMLLTYGRFGVYATAALIVNAFLILGIMAMFNATLTLPGIAGFILTIGAAVDANVLINERIREELRRGRRVLDAIETGYHEARRAIFDANLTHVIAAMLMVYFGSGPVRGFAVVLLIGVVTSFFTAVFFTRMLVALWARRSRPRELHI, encoded by the coding sequence ATGCTCGATTTCCCCAAGTGGAAGGTCTGGACGATCTTCCTCGTGATCGCGGTCGGGATCGTGCTGGCGGTGCCCAGCCTGTTCCCCAAGTCACAGGTCGAGACCTGGCCGTCGTGGGCGCCCAAGGAGCAGATCAGCCTCGGACTCGATCTCGCCGGCGGCTCGCACCTCCTGCTCGAGGCCGATGCCGTCGACGCCGCCAAGCAGCGCGTCGCGGCGATGGAGGACGAGGTTTCGACCGAACTCCGCCGCGATCCACGGATCGAGATCGGCGACGTGTCGACCGCCAACAGCCGCCTGAGCTTCATGGTCCGCGACCCGACCCAGCTCGATGCCGCGGTCGAGCGGATTCGGACTCTGACCCGCCCGGTCGCGCTGACCGGCGCGCGCGATTGGGACGTGGCGGTGGTCGACCAAACCCGCATCGTTCTCACGCCGACCGCGACGGGCTCGGCCAATGCGCTGAAACAAGCGATGACCGTCGCCCGCGACGTCGTGCGCCGCCGCATCGATCCGAGCGGCACCAAGGAAGTCACCGTCATCAACGAGGGCGACAACCGCATTCTCGTCCAGGTCCCGGGCGTCGAGAACCCCGAGGCGCTGAAGAAGCTGATCGGCCAGACCGCCCGTCTCGAGTTCAAGCTGGTCGACCTCCAGGCCAACCCGCAGGAAGTCGCGGCGGGTCACGCGCCGGCCGGCAGCCAGGTCCTGCCGATGGCCAGCGGCGGCGGCGCCATCGCGGTCAAGCGCCGGGTGATCGTGTCCGGCGACCAGGTTACCGATGCGCGCCAGAGCTTCGACCAGGACGGCCGCCCGGTGGTCACGCTCAAGTTCAACACGGCGGGCGCCAAGCGCTTCGCCCGGGTCACCCAGGAAAATACCGGCAAGCCCTTCGCGATCATCCTCGACGACAAGGTGCTGTCGGCGCCCAACATCAACGAGCCGATCCTCGGCGGCTCGGCGCAGATCAGCGGCAACTTCACCGTCCAGAGCGCCAACGACCTCGCGATCAGCCTCGCCTCGGGCAAGCTGCCGGTGAAGCTGAACGTGGTCGAGGAGCGCAGCGTCGGGCCCGACCTCGGCAAGGACTCGATCCACAAGGGCGCGATCGCCTCGATCGTCGCGGTGCTCGCGGTGATCGTGTTCATGCTGCTGACCTATGGCCGCTTCGGGGTCTATGCGACCGCCGCGCTGATCGTGAACGCCTTCCTGATCCTCGGCATCATGGCGATGTTCAACGCCACGCTGACCCTGCCCGGGATCGCCGGCTTCATCCTGACGATCGGTGCCGCGGTCGATGCGAACGTGCTGATCAACGAGCGCATCCGCGAGGAACTGCGTCGCGGTCGGCGGGTGCTCGACGCGATCGAGACCGGCTACCACGAGGCGCGGCGCGCGATCTTCGACGCCAACCTCACCCACGTCATCGCGGCGATGCTGATGGTCTACTTCGGCTCGGGCCCGGTCCGCGGCTTCGCGGTGGTCCTGCTGATCGGCGTCGTCACCTCCTTCTTCACCGCCGTCTTCTTCACCCGCATGCTGGTCGCGCTGTGGGCACGGCGCTCGCGTCCGCGCGAACTGCATATCTAG
- a CDS encoding TIGR02117 family protein: protein MLAILALPALYLAAALAGSLIPANGAWREPAQGVTVYLASNGIHTDLVLPARAEGLDWRPLLPTRDFADPDPGARWVAFGMGEKRVYLDTPRWRDLRPRTLWSALAGGERVMHVEWVSDPAWHARTIRLRPEEYRRLWAAIRAGFALDPRGRPRRIDHSGYGPADAFYRGTGRANALATCNAWTADRLRLAGVRTSLWPPFAQGLTWRYREPSTETLPAGS from the coding sequence TTGCTGGCCATTCTGGCGTTGCCCGCGCTGTATCTCGCGGCGGCGTTGGCAGGATCGCTGATCCCGGCCAATGGCGCCTGGCGCGAGCCCGCGCAGGGCGTCACCGTCTATCTCGCATCCAACGGGATCCACACCGATCTCGTTCTCCCGGCTCGCGCCGAGGGGCTCGACTGGAGGCCGTTGCTGCCGACGCGGGACTTCGCCGATCCCGATCCCGGCGCGCGCTGGGTGGCGTTCGGGATGGGCGAGAAAAGGGTCTATCTCGACACGCCGCGCTGGCGCGACCTACGCCCACGGACGCTCTGGTCGGCGCTCGCGGGCGGCGAGCGGGTGATGCACGTCGAGTGGGTGAGCGACCCGGCGTGGCACGCCCGGACGATCCGGCTGCGCCCCGAGGAATATCGCCGGCTGTGGGCGGCGATCCGCGCCGGCTTCGCGCTGGACCCGCGGGGGCGCCCGCGGCGGATCGACCATTCGGGCTACGGGCCGGCAGATGCCTTTTACCGTGGGACCGGCCGGGCCAACGCGCTCGCCACCTGCAATGCCTGGACCGCGGACCGGCTGCGGCTGGCAGGCGTCAGGACCAGCCTGTGGCCGCCCTTCGCGCAGGGACTGACGTGGCGCTATCGCGAACCATCGACCGAGACTTTGCCCGCGGGCTCCTGA